Proteins found in one Orcinus orca chromosome 11, mOrcOrc1.1, whole genome shotgun sequence genomic segment:
- the LDHB gene encoding L-lactate dehydrogenase B chain produces the protein MATLKEKLIAPVAEEEATVPNNKITVVGVGQVGMACAISILGKSLTDELALVDVLEDKLKGEMMDLQHGSLFLQTPKIVADKDYSVTANSKIVVVTAGVRQQEGESRLNLVQRNVNVFKFIIPQIVKYSPDCIIIVVSNPVDILTYVTWKLSGLPKHRVIGSGCNLDSARFRYLMAEKLGIHPSSCHGWILGEHGDSSVAVWSGVNVAGVSLQELNPEMGTDDDSENWKEVHKMVVESAYEVIKLKGYTNWAIGLSVADLIESMLKNLSRIHPVSTMVKGMYGIENEVFLSLPCILNARGLTSVISQKLKDDEVAQLKKSADTLWDIQKDLKDL, from the exons ATGGCAACTCTTAAGGAAAAACTGATCGCACCAGTTGCAGAAGAAGAGGCAACGGTCCCAAACAATAAGATCACTGTAGTGGGTGTTGGACAAGTTGGTATGGCGTGTGCCATTAGCATTCTGGGAAAG tcTCTGACTGATGAGCTTGCTCTTGTGGATGTTTTGGAAGATAAACTCAAAGGAGAAATGATGGACCTGCAGCATGGGAGCTTATTCCTTCAGACACCAAAAATTGTGGCAGACAAAG ATTACTCTGTGACCGCCAATTCCAAGATCGTGGTGGTAACTGCAGGAGTTCGCCAGCAAGAGGGAGAAAGTCGTCTGAATCTGGTGCAGAGGAATGTTAATGTCTTCAAGTTTATCATTCCTCAGATCGTCAAGTACAGTCCTGACTGCATCATAATTGTGGTTTCTAACCCAG tgGACATTCTCACATATGTTACCTGGAAACTAAGTGGATTACCCAAGCACCGTGTGATTGGAAGTGGATGTAATCTGGATTCTGCTAGATTTCGCTATCTTATGGCTGAAAAACTTGGCATTCATCCCAGCAGCTGCCACGGATGGATTTTGGGAGAACATGGCGACtcaagtg TGGCTGTGTGGAGTGGGGTGAATGTGGCAGGTGTTTCTCTCCAGGAACTGAATCCAGAAATGGGAACGGACGATGATAGTGAAAATTGGAAGGAAGTGCACAAGATGGTGGTTGAAAG tgccTATGAAGTCATCAAGCTAAAAGGATACACCAACTGGGCTATTGGATTAAGTGTGGCTGATCTTATTGAATCTATGTTGAAAAATCTATCCAGGATTCACCCAGTGTCAACAATGGTGAAG GGGATGTATGGCATTGAGAATGAAGTCTTCTTGAGCCTTCCGTGTATCCTGAATGCTCGGGGGTTAACCAGTGTTATCAGCCAGAAGCTGAAGGATGATGAGGTTGCGCAACTCAAGAAAAGTGCAGACACCCTCTGGGACATCCAGAAGGACCTAAAGGACCTGTGA